A single window of Actinoallomurus bryophytorum DNA harbors:
- a CDS encoding acyl-CoA dehydrogenase family protein, which produces MDLLRIDDQFTDEERLVRDTARRFAAERIEPHVADWFEAGTFPVRDLAPALGELGLLGMHLSGYGCPGAGAVAYGIACRELEAADSGVRSFMSVQGSLAMTAIHKYGSEEQKQEWLPRMAAGQALGCFGLTEPDHGSDPANMNTRAKREGSDWVLNGSKMWITNGSVADVAVVWARTDEGVRGFLVPRETRGFTSRDIHKKLSLRASVTSELSLDDVRVPAEAMLPDAAGLRGPLGCLSEARYGIIWGAIGAGRTCYEAAVEYAKTREQFGKPIGAFQLTQEKLAWMEIALGQAGLVALHIGRLKEAGEATPQQVSFGKLTNVRAALDVARSARSVLGANGVTLEYPVIRHMTNLESVLTYEGTQEIHTLVLGQAITGISAYR; this is translated from the coding sequence ATGGATCTGCTGCGCATCGACGACCAGTTCACCGACGAGGAGCGGCTGGTACGCGACACGGCCCGCCGGTTCGCGGCCGAGCGGATCGAGCCGCATGTGGCCGACTGGTTCGAGGCGGGCACGTTCCCCGTCCGTGACCTCGCGCCGGCGCTGGGCGAGCTCGGCCTCCTGGGCATGCACCTGAGCGGGTACGGCTGCCCGGGCGCGGGGGCGGTCGCGTACGGGATCGCCTGCCGCGAGCTGGAGGCCGCCGACTCCGGGGTCCGCAGCTTCATGTCCGTACAGGGCTCTCTCGCCATGACCGCGATCCACAAGTACGGCTCCGAGGAGCAAAAGCAGGAGTGGCTGCCGCGGATGGCGGCCGGCCAAGCGCTGGGCTGCTTCGGCCTGACCGAGCCCGACCACGGGTCGGACCCGGCGAACATGAACACCCGCGCCAAGCGCGAGGGCTCCGACTGGGTGCTCAACGGCTCGAAGATGTGGATCACGAACGGCTCGGTCGCGGACGTCGCCGTCGTCTGGGCGCGTACGGACGAGGGGGTCCGCGGCTTCCTGGTCCCACGCGAGACGCGGGGGTTCACCTCGCGTGACATCCACAAGAAGCTGTCCCTGCGGGCGTCGGTGACGTCGGAGCTCTCACTGGACGACGTCCGCGTGCCCGCCGAGGCGATGCTGCCCGACGCCGCGGGGCTCAGGGGGCCGCTGGGCTGCCTGTCGGAGGCGCGGTACGGGATCATCTGGGGCGCCATCGGAGCGGGGCGTACGTGTTACGAGGCGGCCGTGGAGTACGCCAAGACGCGTGAGCAGTTCGGCAAGCCGATCGGGGCGTTCCAGCTCACCCAGGAGAAGCTCGCGTGGATGGAGATCGCGCTGGGTCAGGCGGGCCTGGTCGCGCTGCACATCGGGCGGCTGAAGGAGGCCGGTGAGGCCACGCCGCAGCAGGTGTCGTTCGGCAAGCTCACCAACGTACGCGCGGCGCTCGACGTCGCGCGCTCGGCCCGTTCGGTCCTGGGCGCGAACGGCGTCACGCTGGAGTACCCCGTGATCCGGCACATGACGAACCTGGAGTCGGTGCTGACGTACGAGGGGACGCAGGAGATTCACACTCTGGTGCTCGGCCAGGCCATCACCGGCATTTCCGCATACCGCTGA
- a CDS encoding DUF7144 family membrane protein, whose protein sequence is MTASRISNTTGWLSFAGVVAFVVGVFNVMDGLVALFRNDYYQVTSQDILVFNFTAWGWIWLILGLAQIAIGAGLLAEQSWARTAGVAMAVLVAIGQLAFLRAFPVWSVLVIAMCVLLVYALTAHPRTRAYPEA, encoded by the coding sequence ATGACGGCATCGCGCATTTCGAACACCACCGGCTGGTTGTCCTTCGCGGGGGTCGTGGCCTTCGTGGTCGGTGTGTTCAACGTGATGGACGGCTTGGTCGCGCTGTTCAGGAACGACTACTACCAGGTGACATCGCAGGACATCCTGGTGTTCAACTTCACCGCCTGGGGCTGGATCTGGCTGATCCTCGGGCTCGCTCAGATCGCCATCGGCGCGGGCCTCCTCGCAGAGCAGTCATGGGCCCGTACGGCGGGCGTGGCCATGGCCGTGCTCGTGGCCATCGGGCAACTGGCCTTCCTGCGGGCGTTCCCCGTGTGGTCGGTACTCGTGATCGCCATGTGCGTGCTGCTCGTGTACGCGCTGACGGCCCATCCCCGTACGCGGGCGTATCCGGAGGCCTAG
- a CDS encoding GNAT family N-acetyltransferase codes for MSDSRAAHESDPVTAFRTLRPGGSIEVEEDTGDCRDRLLAAGFIEVTAVNGTVRAVKPPAPDGVTIRPMREADAGRVLAIYQAGIDGGQASFETEVPTWEEFDRAKLPLHRHVAESDTGDLLGWVAAIPTSSRCAYAGVVEHSVYVDPAAHGRGIGGALLHALIGSTESAGIWTVQSGVFPENTASLRLHERAGFRVVGTRKRVGRHHGSWRDVVLIERRSTVAGSD; via the coding sequence ATGAGCGACAGCAGAGCGGCGCACGAGAGCGACCCGGTCACCGCGTTCCGTACGCTCCGGCCCGGCGGCAGCATCGAGGTCGAGGAGGACACCGGCGACTGCCGAGACAGACTCCTCGCCGCCGGGTTCATCGAGGTCACCGCGGTGAACGGCACCGTACGGGCGGTCAAGCCCCCGGCACCCGACGGCGTCACGATCCGGCCCATGCGGGAGGCGGACGCCGGCCGTGTGCTCGCCATCTACCAGGCGGGCATCGACGGTGGCCAGGCGAGCTTCGAGACCGAGGTTCCCACCTGGGAGGAGTTCGACCGGGCCAAGCTCCCGCTCCATCGCCACGTCGCGGAGTCCGACACCGGTGACCTGCTCGGCTGGGTCGCGGCCATCCCCACGTCCAGCCGCTGCGCCTACGCCGGCGTCGTCGAGCACTCGGTCTACGTCGACCCGGCCGCGCACGGGCGGGGGATCGGCGGCGCGCTCCTGCACGCGCTCATCGGTTCGACCGAGTCGGCCGGCATCTGGACCGTGCAGTCCGGGGTCTTCCCGGAGAACACCGCCAGCCTCCGCCTGCACGAGCGCGCCGGGTTCCGGGTCGTCGGTACGCGTAAGCGCGTCGGCCGTCATCACGGGAGCTGGCGCGACGTCGTCCTGATCGAGCGCCGCAGCACCGTCGCGGGGTCGGACTAA
- a CDS encoding VOC family protein, whose product MPALAQLFAVTVDCPDPFGLARFYQALAGGEVASSNDDFVTLSGGAVRIDFQRVANPATSWPDEDSPRRVHLDFRVDDLERAEEELQRLGATVAEHQPGGRRFRVFFDPAGHPFCLVDAATQY is encoded by the coding sequence ATGCCCGCTCTCGCGCAGTTGTTCGCGGTCACCGTCGACTGTCCGGACCCGTTCGGGCTCGCACGTTTCTACCAGGCGCTCGCCGGTGGGGAGGTCGCCTCGTCCAACGACGACTTCGTCACGTTGAGTGGCGGCGCGGTGAGGATCGACTTCCAGCGCGTGGCCAACCCGGCGACGAGCTGGCCGGATGAAGACTCCCCGCGCAGGGTTCACCTCGACTTCCGGGTGGACGATCTCGAGCGGGCCGAGGAGGAGCTTCAGCGGCTCGGGGCGACCGTTGCCGAGCATCAGCCGGGCGGGCGGCGGTTTCGAGTGTTCTTCGATCCCGCCGGGCACCCCTTCTGCCTCGTCGACGCCGCCACCCAGTACTGA
- a CDS encoding ThiF family adenylyltransferase encodes MTADMILISQEAAQLIKTSGLWGHLSLRISEPDALAGVISVSEQQKVMRPAALEPRNHVLRCAGTGSGVWYRVGPELHGAALLVSVRSSGLTLEGFRGHVPSGFKTPGAMAYYALTYAPGVHDPPYNEGQIPELMAWHVSADGAWPISTQVEPQTLGLSQFAPSWPVAELSESTVMLVGGGSIGGAAAHALALYGVGNLLLVDPDRLGWHNLVRHVTSSRHVGRYKVDALADELAQIRSETRTEALRLDVVVDADRIRPLLRRTHVVLCAADGIAPRRVVSHLARRAGIDTVLACVLQDGAFGEILRLRPWADRGCLVCERETLATAGGMDIEPSLDAGYGTGTRHRPMTAVGGDLHLVGQLAAKVAVATVLERRGQADQRLPGEHTVWALRPQPGAAPPFDLSRSGELRWSPAHPPRPGCPTCQAP; translated from the coding sequence ATGACAGCCGACATGATTCTGATCTCGCAAGAAGCCGCTCAGCTGATCAAGACGAGCGGCCTATGGGGTCATCTGTCGCTTCGAATCTCAGAGCCGGATGCGCTGGCAGGCGTCATCAGCGTGTCAGAGCAACAGAAGGTGATGCGGCCAGCGGCGCTGGAGCCCCGGAACCATGTCCTGCGCTGCGCAGGAACCGGCTCGGGTGTTTGGTACCGCGTGGGCCCTGAGCTGCACGGGGCCGCGCTGCTTGTTTCCGTACGCAGCAGCGGACTAACGCTGGAGGGCTTCCGCGGACACGTCCCATCGGGTTTCAAGACACCTGGCGCCATGGCCTACTACGCACTCACCTACGCACCCGGCGTTCATGACCCGCCATACAACGAAGGTCAAATTCCCGAGCTGATGGCCTGGCACGTGTCCGCTGATGGCGCCTGGCCGATCAGCACGCAGGTCGAACCTCAGACGCTGGGGCTCTCGCAGTTCGCCCCCTCCTGGCCGGTTGCTGAACTTTCCGAGTCCACCGTCATGCTCGTCGGCGGCGGAAGCATCGGCGGTGCCGCCGCGCATGCACTCGCGCTCTATGGAGTGGGGAATCTGCTGCTGGTTGACCCGGATCGTCTGGGCTGGCACAACCTGGTCCGCCACGTCACTTCCTCACGGCACGTCGGCCGCTACAAGGTCGATGCACTCGCCGACGAGCTGGCCCAGATCCGTTCCGAGACCCGCACCGAAGCCCTCCGCTTGGACGTTGTGGTCGATGCCGATCGGATCCGCCCCCTGCTGCGGCGCACCCACGTCGTCTTGTGCGCCGCGGACGGAATCGCGCCCCGCCGGGTGGTCAGCCACCTGGCCCGCCGAGCCGGCATCGACACAGTGCTCGCATGTGTCCTGCAAGACGGCGCCTTCGGCGAAATCCTGCGCCTGCGTCCCTGGGCCGACCGTGGCTGCCTGGTCTGCGAGCGTGAAACGCTGGCCACCGCAGGAGGAATGGACATCGAACCCAGCCTGGACGCCGGATACGGAACCGGAACCCGGCACCGGCCGATGACCGCTGTCGGAGGTGACCTACACCTGGTCGGCCAGCTTGCCGCTAAGGTCGCGGTCGCGACCGTGCTTGAACGTCGCGGGCAGGCCGATCAGCGGCTCCCCGGTGAACACACCGTATGGGCGCTAAGGCCACAGCCCGGCGCGGCTCCCCCGTTTGATCTCTCGCGCTCTGGCGAACTGCGCTGGTCACCCGCGCATCCACCGCGTCCTGGATGCCCCACCTGCCAGGCCCCATGA
- a CDS encoding Mov34/MPN/PAD-1 family protein, translated as MTAAPETITRIHLLQEAATSLAAEAVHSADGRETGGILLGALRPDGVAEVHYAGGPGPVAVRTPDFFLRDLRHAQRLADQEFTRSGNVWIGDWHTHPHGNPAPSARDVATYAKLLSDQELGFKAFLALILCPGRLGWDQPHIAGWAYQQGQATPVPISVFGRVHAHKPKTSPKETT; from the coding sequence ATGACCGCAGCGCCGGAAACGATCACTCGGATCCACCTGCTGCAGGAGGCCGCCACCAGCCTCGCCGCCGAAGCAGTGCACTCAGCCGACGGGCGCGAAACCGGCGGGATACTCCTAGGTGCCCTCCGCCCGGACGGCGTTGCGGAGGTCCATTACGCAGGTGGGCCCGGACCGGTCGCGGTGCGCACCCCCGACTTCTTCCTCCGGGATCTCCGCCACGCGCAACGCCTCGCCGACCAGGAATTCACGCGAAGCGGCAACGTCTGGATCGGTGACTGGCATACGCATCCGCACGGCAATCCAGCACCGAGTGCACGCGACGTAGCCACCTACGCCAAGCTGCTGTCCGACCAAGAGCTGGGATTCAAAGCATTCCTCGCATTGATCCTCTGCCCCGGCCGCCTCGGATGGGACCAGCCGCACATCGCCGGCTGGGCCTACCAGCAGGGACAAGCCACTCCCGTCCCCATCTCGGTTTTCGGCCGCGTCCACGCTCACAAACCAAAGACTTCGCCGAAAGAGACGACGTGA
- a CDS encoding SAVED domain-containing protein, with protein MTYPSPASGPASRSGVRRVGDAYQDLVAWSAVLLALRPDSDVLQIEMEVNDAGNVDDVIVRHRTAPHRYTQVKYAASAATPVNTSYLTSRRRGSTSLLEKFYSSWKLLRERPGGAILELVTNRELDATDPLLKLCDGRTDMLMPAADRITDRSEAGKTLIAWAQHLGVDRGTVQSMLEQLVFRTGRKVSAEEERATALMLAAGLRADKKSLLLGTSTIAEWVRQGRRVLTRDDIQGEVEALALRTSEPRAILLIQAIRRDPHPDDATIAVDWVDLYEGDEPAARRRPKESDAWTRMDAELRSAVQTLEDGGHRDILVSGKMRLGTAFTVGARLAQVTGTSISYDHYGTVWSSDSPRIPVPALRLTRTPLGQGDDLAVAFGITRDPTNAVVSYLRKNQIPVRELLTLVPADGDHDQSVAGPGQAVTLAQELRNQVRTELERQPADRIHLFQACPCALALLTGHRWNRVARTLVYEDLGAGHGYLPAFTVSA; from the coding sequence GTGACCTACCCCAGCCCGGCCAGCGGACCAGCCTCACGCAGCGGCGTGCGTCGTGTCGGTGACGCCTATCAAGACCTAGTCGCTTGGTCTGCCGTACTACTCGCATTGCGACCTGACAGCGACGTGCTGCAAATCGAGATGGAGGTCAACGATGCCGGGAACGTCGATGACGTGATCGTCCGCCACCGGACAGCCCCCCACCGCTACACCCAGGTCAAATACGCAGCCTCGGCAGCGACGCCCGTCAACACCAGCTACCTCACCTCCCGCCGCCGAGGCAGCACGTCCTTGCTGGAAAAGTTCTACAGCAGCTGGAAACTGCTCCGAGAGCGTCCCGGCGGCGCCATCCTGGAACTGGTCACCAACCGAGAGCTGGACGCCACCGATCCGTTGCTGAAGCTCTGCGACGGTCGTACCGACATGCTCATGCCAGCCGCCGACCGGATCACCGACCGGTCCGAGGCCGGCAAGACCCTCATTGCATGGGCGCAGCACCTGGGTGTGGACCGCGGCACGGTGCAATCAATGCTCGAGCAGCTTGTCTTCCGGACCGGCCGCAAAGTCTCAGCCGAGGAAGAACGCGCGACCGCGCTCATGTTGGCCGCCGGGCTCCGCGCCGACAAAAAATCTTTGCTCTTGGGCACCTCAACCATCGCCGAATGGGTACGTCAGGGCCGACGTGTCCTCACCCGCGACGACATACAGGGCGAGGTTGAAGCCTTGGCACTGCGCACCAGCGAGCCCAGAGCGATCCTCCTCATCCAGGCGATCCGCCGTGACCCCCATCCCGACGACGCCACGATCGCCGTGGACTGGGTCGACCTCTACGAAGGCGACGAACCCGCGGCCCGACGACGCCCGAAAGAATCCGACGCATGGACGCGCATGGACGCCGAACTCCGTTCCGCCGTCCAGACCCTGGAAGACGGCGGGCATCGCGACATCCTCGTAAGCGGCAAGATGCGCCTGGGAACTGCCTTCACCGTCGGTGCACGACTGGCTCAGGTGACCGGGACGAGCATCAGCTACGACCACTACGGCACCGTATGGTCCAGCGACTCACCCCGGATTCCCGTCCCTGCGCTTCGCCTCACCCGCACTCCTCTCGGTCAAGGCGACGATCTCGCGGTGGCGTTCGGCATCACACGCGACCCCACGAACGCGGTCGTCAGCTACCTACGCAAAAACCAAATCCCGGTACGGGAACTACTCACCCTCGTCCCAGCAGATGGAGATCACGATCAGTCGGTCGCCGGCCCCGGACAGGCCGTGACCCTCGCCCAAGAGCTACGCAACCAGGTCCGTACAGAACTGGAACGACAACCAGCAGACCGAATCCACCTCTTCCAAGCGTGCCCGTGCGCCCTCGCGCTACTAACTGGCCATCGTTGGAACCGCGTCGCTCGGACCCTTGTCTATGAAGACCTCGGCGCCGGCCATGGCTACCTGCCAGCCTTCACGGTTTCAGCCTGA